Proteins encoded by one window of Verrucomicrobiota bacterium:
- a CDS encoding STAS domain-containing protein, with protein sequence MKPAPRLTVEEIREGRDRTLKLQGTADILGLPTLQDLFARLSKEDIRLLAIDLSATGFINSPVWAVITLYARRPSNPTQVAIVGMPDRIRGSFEMMGLQRELRTYPTLAAARRDLGLQAEE encoded by the coding sequence ATGAAGCCTGCGCCCCGGTTAACCGTTGAGGAGATAAGGGAAGGTCGGGACCGCACCCTAAAGCTCCAGGGTACAGCCGATATTCTCGGTCTGCCTACGCTCCAGGATTTGTTTGCCCGTCTCAGCAAAGAAGACATTCGCCTTCTGGCCATTGACCTGTCCGCGACGGGCTTCATCAACTCACCGGTCTGGGCGGTGATCACGCTTTATGCGCGCCGGCCGTCCAATCCCACCCAGGTGGCTATCGTCGGCATGCCGGATCGCATCCGGGGCTCTTTTGAAATGATGGGGCTGCAGCGGGAACTCCGGACCTACCCGACTTTGGCAGCTGCGCGCCGGGATCTCGGTTTGCAGGCTGAGGAATGA
- a CDS encoding ABC transporter permease, translating to MITGRLTYSRLLTELGASGVRTLVRPSTLSLDDTVTQMRMIGVGAVPTAGLIAVTAGFILALVLEVQLSQVGKVEMVPSLLWFILTEQVVPVSVALIFTGRSVSAVAAELGSMQVSEEVKALFTMGIDVVPYLLLPRFLGFQIMLPIVTLLGIYASLFGGWLLCGPVLRMSLSDYAFYALDGSQFSSVLVALGKSALFGFIIATIALYKGMNVRHGSREISEATTQSVVAAVIMVTLADAAVTALELT from the coding sequence ATGATCACCGGCAGGCTCACCTATTCCCGGCTGTTAACCGAACTCGGGGCTTCAGGTGTGCGCACCCTGGTCCGCCCGTCGACGTTGTCGTTAGACGACACGGTTACCCAGATGCGTATGATTGGGGTGGGTGCGGTGCCGACCGCCGGTCTGATCGCCGTCACGGCCGGCTTCATTCTCGCGCTGGTCTTGGAAGTGCAACTGAGCCAGGTCGGAAAAGTCGAAATGGTTCCCAGTTTACTCTGGTTTATCCTGACCGAACAAGTCGTCCCGGTGAGCGTGGCGTTGATCTTCACCGGACGCAGCGTGTCGGCGGTGGCCGCGGAACTCGGCTCGATGCAGGTGTCCGAAGAAGTCAAGGCCCTGTTCACGATGGGCATTGACGTGGTGCCTTACCTGCTGCTCCCGCGTTTTCTGGGTTTCCAGATCATGCTGCCGATCGTGACCTTGTTAGGAATTTACGCATCGCTTTTCGGCGGTTGGTTGCTGTGCGGCCCGGTCCTCCGGATGAGCCTCTCCGATTATGCCTTTTACGCCCTTGACGGCTCACAGTTTTCCAGCGTCCTGGTGGCGCTCGGCAAGAGTGCGTTGTTCGGTTTCATCATTGCAACGATTGCCCTTTACAAGGGGATGAACGTCCGGCATGGCTCCAGAGAGATCAGCGAGGCGACTACCCAGTCGGTCGTGGCTGCGGTCATCATGGTTACCCTGGCCGACGCTGCGGTTACAGCCCTCGAGCTAACCTGA
- a CDS encoding ATP-binding cassette domain-containing protein, which yields MSEVAEPEAATGSGQTGPPILEVSDLGLKYPNGREVLNGVSFQVFPEETFVILGGSGCGKSTLLNILIGVLQPSRGQVRVTGQDIHRLRPAELKPIHLQCGVLFQSGALIESLSLLENVGLPLRQHYRSAADDVLDETARLKLRMVGLEDHAGKRPSGISGGMKKRAALARALALDPLLVFADEPTSGLDPVSTQEIDDLFIRLTRRIGAAAVVVTHDIASFFRIANRAILLGGERDGEYQGRVIMQGSRDEFRASSHPLVQRFLNTGLGAHPLS from the coding sequence ATGTCAGAGGTTGCAGAGCCTGAGGCGGCAACCGGTTCCGGACAGACCGGGCCGCCCATCCTGGAGGTTTCGGATCTCGGCCTTAAGTATCCGAACGGCAGGGAGGTGCTGAATGGGGTCAGCTTTCAGGTCTTTCCGGAAGAAACCTTTGTTATCCTTGGAGGGAGCGGGTGTGGAAAGAGCACGCTGCTGAACATCCTGATCGGCGTATTGCAACCCAGCCGCGGCCAGGTACGGGTTACCGGCCAGGACATTCACCGGTTGCGCCCGGCGGAGCTGAAACCGATTCATCTCCAATGCGGCGTGCTCTTTCAGTCCGGCGCATTGATCGAGTCTTTGTCTCTGCTTGAAAACGTTGGCCTGCCGCTCCGGCAGCATTACCGTTCGGCGGCCGATGACGTGCTTGACGAAACCGCCCGGCTGAAGCTGCGGATGGTCGGGCTGGAAGATCATGCGGGTAAACGGCCGTCCGGAATCAGCGGCGGCATGAAAAAGCGAGCGGCGCTGGCGCGTGCCCTTGCGCTTGACCCGCTGCTGGTCTTTGCCGACGAACCGACTTCCGGCCTCGACCCGGTCAGCACGCAGGAAATTGATGACCTTTTCATCCGGTTGACCCGGCGGATCGGCGCCGCGGCGGTAGTCGTAACCCATGACATCGCCAGTTTTTTCAGAATTGCCAACCGCGCGATCCTGCTCGGTGGCGAACGCGACGGCGAATACCAGGGGCGCGTGATCATGCAAGGGTCTCGGGACGAGTTCAGGGCATCGTCGCATCCGCTGGTCCAACGATTCCTGAACACCGGCCTGGGTGCGCATCCCCTCTCCTGA
- a CDS encoding MCE family protein produces the protein MNAGRSRKTRLALIVFLGAALILFAGLFFGVEDNPFRKPPLAFSIRFDDVTGIREHSRVYFLGIPVGYVTRLDYAPGPGAPAVKVDVVVTRKLPIPATVTAHLEPTLLGDASIALRLPEPENNAAGQKAGVSSEPAAGFLANGSEIRGERSTKLEAVMPGFDAAMARLETFALATGERLSEVGTMVDRSVTNLNLLFLQKGPDGRTPIDSLVVTLEELINGPEGKQDESVRSQLAAIVTDLRASSDNVKRLSDWQGNDQGSVGQLLQTFEDAARKVREDALAAQKVIAKMGRTSDAISRASNQVDGLAARTAQTVDEFHSRPLHFLTTTHPPIQPNQAPAAVGRK, from the coding sequence ATGAATGCCGGCAGATCGCGAAAAACCAGACTGGCCTTGATCGTTTTTCTGGGGGCGGCGTTAATCCTGTTCGCCGGGCTGTTCTTCGGCGTGGAAGACAACCCATTCCGCAAACCGCCGTTGGCCTTTTCGATCCGGTTTGATGACGTGACCGGCATCCGGGAGCATTCCCGGGTTTACTTCCTCGGGATTCCGGTCGGCTACGTGACGCGCCTGGACTATGCACCGGGCCCTGGTGCTCCCGCCGTGAAAGTCGACGTGGTCGTGACTCGCAAGCTGCCGATTCCGGCGACGGTCACGGCGCATCTTGAACCCACCCTGCTCGGAGACGCCTCGATCGCCTTGCGGCTTCCGGAGCCCGAGAACAACGCGGCCGGGCAAAAAGCCGGCGTCTCTTCAGAACCTGCGGCGGGCTTTCTGGCGAATGGGTCCGAGATTCGCGGCGAGCGTTCGACCAAGCTCGAAGCCGTGATGCCGGGCTTTGATGCGGCCATGGCCAGACTGGAGACGTTTGCACTCGCGACCGGTGAACGCCTATCCGAAGTCGGGACAATGGTGGACCGCAGCGTTACGAACCTGAACCTGCTCTTTCTGCAAAAGGGTCCGGACGGCCGGACCCCGATTGACAGTTTGGTCGTGACGCTCGAGGAACTCATCAACGGGCCGGAGGGAAAACAGGATGAATCCGTCCGCAGCCAACTCGCGGCCATCGTGACCGATTTGCGGGCGAGCAGCGATAACGTCAAACGGCTTTCCGATTGGCAAGGCAACGATCAGGGCAGCGTCGGCCAACTCCTCCAAACGTTTGAGGATGCCGCCAGGAAAGTCAGGGAAGATGCGCTGGCAGCCCAAAAAGTGATCGCGAAGATGGGACGCACGAGCGATGCGATCTCGCGCGCCAGCAATCAGGTCGACGGTTTGGCGGCAAGAACGGCTCAAACCGTGGATGAGTTTCATAGCCGCCCGCTGCATTTCCTGACCACGACGCACCCGCCGATCCAGCCGAACCAGGCGCCCGCAGCCGTAGGGAGGAAATGA